The Ralstonia sp. RRA DNA segment ACAGAGGCCGTCGAGCGCTCGCTCATTACGCTCAAGGCGCTGACGTATCACCGCACCGGCGGTGTGGTCGCCGCGCCCACCACGTCGTTGCCCGAACAACTCGGCGGCGTACGCAACTGGGACTACCGCTACTGCTGGCTGCGCGACGCCACCCTCACGCTGCTCGCCCTCATGAACGCCGGCTACTACGACGAGGCAAGCGCCTGGCGCGCCTGGCTCGAACGCGCCATCGCCGGCAGCCCCGCACAGGTGCAGATCATGTACGGCATTGCCGGTGAGCGCCGCCTGGGCGAATGGACCGTGCCCTGGCTACCCGGCTATGAAGGCGCTCAGCCCGTGCGCATTGGCAACGCCGCCGCCCTGCAACTCCAGCTCGATGTCTACGGTGAACTGATGGACGCGCTCTACCTCGCCCGCAAAGGCGGCCTGGCGGGCGACGACGCTTCATGGCGCTTGCAGCTCGCATTGATGACGCATCTGGAAGACATCTGGCAGCTCCCCGACGAAGGCATCTGGGAGGTGCGCGGCCCATCCCGGCACTTCACCCACTCCAAGGTGATGGCCTGGGTGGCTTTCGACCGCGCTGTCAGAAGCATCGAGCAATTTGGCGTGGAAGGCCCACTTGAGCGCTGGCGTGCCGTTCGCGACCGCATTCATGCTGAAGTCTGCACGCGTGGCATCCACCCACGCCGCGGCTGTTTCGTGCAGAGCTACGGCGGTGAAGAGGTGGACGCCGCCTTGCTGATGCTGCCGCTGGTGGGCTTCCTGCCCGCAGCGGACACGCGCATCCAGGCCACCGTGCGCGCCATCGAGGAGGATCTGCTCGTCGATGGTCTCGTGCGCCGTTATCGCACCGAGGCCGTGGCGGACGGGCTGCCGGAAGGCGAAGGCGTCTTCCTCGCCTGCAGCTTCTGGTACGTCGACAACCTCGTCCTCCAGAGCCGCGATGAAGAAGCGCGCGCGTTGTTCGTGAAGCTGCTGGCGCTGCGCAATGACGTGGGCTTGCTGTCGGAAGAGTACGACCCGCGCGTGCGTCGGTTGGTGGGCAATTTTCCGCAGGCGTTCTCGCATATCGCGCTGGTGAACTCAGCGCTGGCATTGTCCGCCGCGGCCGATCATGTCAGCCAGCGAACGCGCACCTAGAAACCGGAATCCGCCATCCCGGTAGAATGGCGGCCCTGCTGATTCAACTGCCCCTGCCATGCCCGATGACCTTTCCAGTGCGCCCGAAAGCACCCTGCTCGGCCGCCCCGACAGCCCGTGCGTCGGCATCTGCTCGACCCTCTTCGATGAGGTCTGCCAGGGCTGTGGGCGCACCCAGCTGGAAGTCAGCAACTGGGTGTTCATGACCGACGAGGAGCGCAACGTGGTCTGGACGCGCATCCTGGCCGAAGGCACAGCCCAGGGCTACAACCCCGACGGTAGCCGCAAGTAAGCGCCAAAGGAAAACCCGGCCGAAGCCGGGTTTCTTGTTGACGCAGCCAACCGATCAGGCCGTCTGCGCGGGCTTGAGCTGCAGCGCCTTGTATTCCAGGAACTCCTCCAGCCCATACTTGCCGTTCTCGCGCCCGTTGCCGGACTGCTTGTAGCCGCCAAACGGCGCCTGCATGTTGAACGGCCCGCCGTTGATGTCGACCTGCCCGGTGCGGATGCGCCGCGCCACGCGAATCGCCCGCGCCTCATCCCCCGACCACACGCCGCCGCCCAGGCCGTAGATGCTGTCGTTGGCGATGCGGATGGCGTCATCCTCGTTGTCGTAGCAGATCACGGTGAGCACGGGGCCGAAGATTTCTTCGCGCGCCACGGTATCGGTGGTCTTGACGTTACCCAGTACCGTGGGCTTGACGAAGAATCCGGTCGACAGCCCTTCCGGTGCTTCCGGCCCGCCGGTGATCAGGTCGGCGCCCTCTTCCAGGCCCTTGCGGATGTAGCCCAGCACGCGGTCGCGCTGCACGGCGGAGATCAGCGGGCCCAGGCGCGTGGTCTCCTGCGCTGGGTCGCCCGGCACATAGGCAGCAGCAAACTGCGCGGCCAGCGCCTTCACCTCTTCGTACTTGGCACGCGGCACCAGCATGCGCGTGTGCGCAGAGCAGGTCTGCCCCGAGTTCAGGAAACACGCCGACAACGTGCCCTTGACCGCCGCTGACAGGTCCGCGTCATCCAGGATCACCGAGGCGGACTTGCCGCCCAGTTCGAGCGCCACGCGCTTGACCGTTTGTGCTGCCAGCTCGGCCACACGCTTGCCCGCGCGCGTCGAGCCCGTGAACGACACCATGTCGACGTCCGGGTGGCTCGCCAGCACCTCGCCCACCACCGGGCCGTAACCGGTGACGAGGTTGAACACGCCCGGCGGCAGGCCGGCCTCTTCAATGACTTCCGCCAGCACAAACGCGTTGAGCGGCGCCACTTCCGACGGCTTGAGCACCACCGTGCAGCCGGCAGCCAGTGCGGGCGCAACCTTCAGCGTGATCTGGTTGAGCGGGTAATTCCACGGCGTGATAGCGCCCACCACACCCACCGGCTCGCGCACCACCAGCGAGTTGGCGACCTGCTCTTCAAATTCAAATTTGCCGAGCAACTTGGCGACGTTGCCCCAGTTGAACACCGGGCCGCCCACCTGGATGGCGCGCGCCAGCTTGATCGGCATGCCGACTTCACCGGCAATCAGCTGCGCCAGTTCTTCACTTCGGGCCTTGAGGCCATCGGCGATCTTCTGGATGTACTCGGCGCGCTTGGCCACGGGCGTAGCGGCCCAACCATCAAACGCTGCACGGGCGGCGGCTACGGCGGCTTCGGCATCGGCAGCACTGCCTTCAGGGATCGTCCCCATCACCTCTTCGGTGGCCGAATGAATCACTTCAATGACGCCCCTGCCCTGCGGCGCCACCCACTTGCCATTGATGAAAAGCTTGTCGCGTTGCTGCATCGTTGCTTGTCTCGCTCTGTTGGATGCGCGGTTTGCGCGTTGTGCTATCCGGGTTGTGACTAGGATCGCCGTCGCTACCCGGGCGGTTATGATCGTCCTATTGTAGAGCCAGCAGAGCGCGCACTGCAGACGCGCCGGCCGAGGGAGACAAGCATGACCACCAGCATCTATCAGAAGACGGACAAGGGGCAGGAGGAAATCCGCACGCGCGCCTACCACCTGGATCAGAAGCATCGCGCGCTGTTGCTGATGGTCAATGGCGAAAAAACCTGCGACGAGATCCTCGTCCAGCTCGCCCCACTGGGCATGAACCAGGCGGTATTCGAAGAGCTGGAGCACGCCGGATATATCCGATCCCATGGGGTTGGGGCAACGCCCGCCAAAAGTGAACCCGCCTCCGCACTGGACACCCCTGCCGCACCTGCGCCAAACGCCATCTCCAGCGAGCGCGGCGTTGAAGGCTATCAGCGCCTCTACCGCTTCTATACCGAGACCATCAGCCGTTACCTCGGCCTGCGCGGCTACCTGCTCGAAATGAAGGTGGAAAAAGCCGGCAATGTCGCCGACCTCGTCGCCCTGCGCGACACACTCAAGGCTGCACTTGCCAAGGCGCGTGGCGAGCCGGAAGCCGCCAACGTCATCGCCCAGCTGGATCTGCTGATCGACGAAGCGACGAGCTAGCGGCGATCCAGCTTGGCCAGAAAACTCAGCAGCGCCTGCGTAACAAACTCGGGCTGCTCCAGGTTGGATGTATGACTCGCGTCAGGGACTTCCACGTATCGGCATCCGATGCGCTCGGCCATTTCCCGCGATTCCGACGGCGGTCGTACCGAGTCATGTTCGCCGCACATGACCAAGGTGGATGCTGCAGCCAGGCCATCTAAAAGAGACCGCCGATCGACGCGCTGAAAAATCATGCGCCCGATAGGGATGATGCTTTCCCGCAATGCCTCCGCAGACCTGGACGAAAGCTGCTTCCGAAACGATGCCTTCAGGGAAGCCGTGGTGGATGCCGAACCACGGAAGAACAGGGATACCGCCTCATCGAGCAAGGCTGGGGAGAACGCTCCGCTAGCCTCAAGGCGATCCAGCATGTCTAAGAAATAGGCTTGCGGCCCCGCCGGTTCTGCGCCGAGATGCGTCCCTATCAACACCACCCCCTCCGCTCGCGCAGGTGATATCGACGCAAGCTCGGCCGCCAGCATTCCCCCGATCGATTGACCGACCAGGACGTAGCGTTCCACTTCCAGACTATCGAGCAGTTGCTGTAGTTGGCGAGTCAGTGCTGCCAAGCCTTCCGTGCCCTTAGGCAACGGCCCTGAGCTGCCATGCCCCCACAGGTCCGGAACAATGACGCGGTAGTGCGCCTCGAGCGCCTGGACCTGAGGGGTCCACATGAACGCGTTTGCAAGATAGCTGTGCAGCAGGACGATCGTCCTACCCTCGCCACGATCCATGTAGTACATGGACTGATCCACCAGCTTGATTCTTGGCATCCCGATCGGCCCTCCTGCGCGACAGCGCAGATCTCAAGCGTTGTGCGAGGCCAAGAGAACATGCGCGTTGGTGCCGCCCAGGCCAAACGCGCTGACCCCCATGAAATACGTTTGCTCGGGGCTCAGTGCGCGCGCGTCGTGTACCAGTTGCACAGGCGACGCAGCATCAAGCAACGGCGCGGGCTCATCCGCATAGGCGCTTGATGGCACATGCCGGTGGGTCAGCATGAGTGCCACTTTGATCAGCCCCGCAATACCTGACGCGGCCTCGGTGTGGCTGATGAGCGTTTTGACCGATCCCAGGGCGCAGGCCGATTCCCGACCTTCAAAGACCTGCTGCAACGCCTTGATCTCCATGTGGTCGCCCTGCCTGGTACCTGTGCCGTGCCCCTCGAGGTAAGCGATCTCGCTCGGCTGAACACCCGCCTTGTCATAGGTTTGCCGTAGCAACGCCACCTGTGCCTGAACATTGGGAGCCGTAAAGCGGCTGCTTTGCCCGCCATGATTGACCTGGCTGCCACGAATAACGGCATAGCCACGACGGCGCTCGGCAGGCAAGTCCTCTTCACGGCGCAGCACTAATACGCCTACACCCTCCGCCCGCCCGATCCCGTTGGCGCGATGGCTGAACGACCGGCAGTGACCATCCGGAGATCCCACCCCCACCATCTGATAGAACTTTTGCAGCGGGGCGGACAGGATCACATTGACGCCGGCCACCACGGCCACATCGCATTCGCCATCACGCAGCGCGCGAACGGCATGATGCAGTGCCACGAGCGACGAAGAACACGCTGTATCAATCGTCATGCTTGGACCATGGAGATCCAGTTCGTAAGACAAGCGGTTGGCAATCAAGCACAAGCCGTTGCCCGTGATATTCATGCCCTCGATATTGGACACGTCGCCAAACTGGAGATACGCCAGATCATTTGCCATTGCGCCAACGAACACGCCGGTCTGGCTTCCCTTGATTTCGTCGACGGTCAGGCCAGCATCTTCCAGAGCCTTGCATGCATGCATCAGCACCAGCTTTTGCTGAGGATCCATCCAGAGCGCCTCACGCTCCGGAATATGGAACCGATCGGCATCGAAGGTATTTTCATGGTCGATATACCCCCCAGTGACCGGTATACCCAACGCTTCCGCCGCACCAAGAAGTTCATTTCGATGCAGAGGTGGAAACCCCACAGCGGAACGATTTTCCCTGATCAACTGCCAGTAGGCATCGAGCCCGTCGCCCCCGGGAAAGTGACAGCTCATGCCAGCAATGACAATCATGTGGGTCCTTTGCCAAAACGCATCGCCATTGGTAGAAGCTTCAGCTACCAGGGCGAAAACAAAAGCGAGGGATAAAGCGAAAGCGCGGTATCAGCCCGAGACAACCTGGGCTAGATGGGCGGCCATTTTGTCGATCGTGGGGTAATCCCAGGAAATCGTCGGATCGATATCCTTACCAAGCCAATCACTGAGTTTGGTAAACAGTTCGCCAACCGCCACCGAATCCACGCCGAGCTTCTCTACAGAGATGTCGCATTTAATATCTTGTGGCGAACTCTGGGTCTCTTTCGCCACATTTTCTACCAACCACGATTTGATCTCGTCCTGCGTGATAACTGAACTCATAACACCCCCTCATTTGAATTACCCGAATTGAACTCGCGAGTTCGGTTCTTCAATCTGGTGCGGATATTGTTATGAACCACTAACATTGGCTGAAATTGCGCCCAGTGATGGAGATCACGATATGCCACCGATAATCCGATGACAAACTGCAAATAGCGTTATTTCAACCGCAGCTACATGAGCCGAATTGCAGGCTTGCAGCAGTGTGCAGGCAACAAAAAAGGCGGCTCATCTGGCCGCCTTTCTTGTTAAGTACGCGTTCAGCGCACGTGAAGCTCAGACTTCCACACCTTGGCTCTGCAGGTACTCGTCGTACGTGCCGAGGTAGTCGGTCATCGTGCCGTTCGGACGCACTTCGATAATGCGCGTGGCCAGGGCGCTGATCAGCTCGCGGTCGTGCGACACGAAGATCAGCGTGCCCTCGAACTTGTCGAGCGCAATCTGCAGCGACTCGATCGACTCCATGTCCATGTGGTTGGTCGGCTCGTCCAGCGCCAGCACGTTGTGGCGGCCCAGCATCAGCTTGCCCCAGATCATGCGGCCTTTCTCACCACCGGAAAGCACCTTGACGCTCTTCTTGATGTCGTCGGCCGAGAACAGCAGGCGGCCCATCGTGCCGCGCAGGGATTGGTCATCGTCGCCGGCCTGCGTCCACTGGCTCATCCAGTCCATCAGGTCGCGGTCTTCGGGGAATTCTTCGTAGGTGTCCTGCGGCATGTAGCCGACGTTGGCGTGCTCGGCCCATTTGATGCTGCCGCCGTCGATCTCGATGCCGCGCTGCACGCCGGTTTTGACCGCACCGTTGAGCAGCGAGCGCAGCAGCGTGGTCTTGCCCGCGCCGTTCTCGCCGATGATGGCGATCCGTTCACCGGCCCGCACGGCCATGGTCAGGTTGTCGAAAATCTTGCGGTCGTACGTCTTGCGCGCGTTTTCGGTTTCCACTGCCAGGTTGTGCAGCTTCTTCTCGAATTCGAAGCGCACGAACGGGTTCTGGCGCGACGACGGCTTGATGTCTTCCACCTTGATCTTGTCGATCATCTTCAAACGCGACGTGGCCTGACGGGCCTTGGACTTGTTGGCCGAGAAGCGGCGCACGAAGTCCTGCAAGTCGGAGATGCGCTCCTTGGCGCGCGCATTGGCGGCCTGCAGGCGTTCACGTGCCTGCATGGAGGCTTCCATGTAGTCGTCGTAGTTGCCCGGGTAGACCTTGAGCGTGCCGTAGTCCATGTCGGCCATGTGCGTGCAGACCGAGTTCAGGAAGTGGCGATCGTGGGAGATGATGATCATGGTGGAATTGCGCTCGTTGAGCACCGATTCCAGCCAGCGGATCGTGTTGATGTCGAGGTTGTTGGTCGGTTCGTCCAGCAGCAGCACGTCCGGGTTCGAGAACAGCGCCTGCGCCAGCAGCACGCGCAGCTTCCAGCCGGGCGCGACGTCGCTCATCGGGCCGCTGTGCTGCTCGGTCGGAATGCCGACGCCCAGCAGCAGTTCACCGGCACGTGCCTCGGCGGTGTAGCCGTCGTATTCGGCGTACTTGGCCTCCAGGTCGGCGGCCTTCATGTAGTCGTCGTCCGTGGCTTCCGGGTTGGCGTAGATGGCGTCGCGCTCTTGTGCGGCGGCCCACATTTCGGTGTGGCCCATCATCACCACGTCCAGCACGCGCATGTCTTCATAGGCGAACTGGTCCTGGCGCAGCTTACCGAGGCGCACGCCCGGTTCCAGCATCACGTTGCCAGCGCTCGGCTCCAGATCGCCGCCCAGGATCTTCATGAAGGTCGACTTGCCGCAGCCGTTGGCGCCGATCAGGCCATAGCGATTGCCCTCGCCAAACTTGACCGAGATGTTCTCGAACAAGGGCTTGGGCCCGAACTGCATGGTGATGTTGGCGGTGGAAAGCACGTGGAAACCTTGATTTGAAAAGCGGTGATCTGGCGCCGCAAGCACTTGGTGAACGCTTGCGATGGACGCCATTTGGAGAACCGGGGATTTTACCATCCGAGCGTGACCCGGATGGCTTGGAGGCTCAGGCCTTCAGTGTCGGATACCCCGACAAGTGCAGCGTAAAGCCCGTGGCATCGACCTCGAGCTCGGCCTGCGCGCCAATCGGCAGCGTCGCCTTGGTCGGGCAATGGCCGAACGGCAGGCCAGTAAGGACCGGAATCGACAGACGTTCGGCCAGATAGTCGCGCATGGCGTCGAAGTCGTAGCCGGCATCGTACGGCGTGGTGCGATAGCCCGAAAAATCGCCCAGCACCAGCGCCTGCTGGGCTTCCAGCACACCGGCCTGCTGCAGCTGCAGCAGCATGCGTTCGACGCGGTACGGGTGTTCGTTGATGTCTTCAACGCAGAGGATGCCGTCGCGAATCTCCGGCAGGTATGGCGTGCCGACGAGGCAGCACAGCATCGCCAGATTGCCGCCCCACAGCGTGCCGGTCACGCGCGCAGGTGTTGCGGCCTGCGGCACATCCACGCGCAGCGAATACGTCGGGTTGCGCAGGATGCTCCAGAAGTGCTCGGCCATATAGGCATCCAGCTCGGGGGGGCCGAAATCCGCACACAGCATCGGCCCCGCAAATGTCACCCCGCCTGTCGCGGCCAGATACGCCAGCGAAAACGCCGTGAAATCGCTATGGCCAACGATGATGGTGTCGGTAGCACGCGCGCGCTGGTGAATGGCGGCAAAGTCGATGCGGTCCAGCAAGCGCGTCAGCCCATAACCGCCGCGGATGGCCATGGCGATTTCCTGTCCGCTGCTTGTGGCGATCTGGTGCAAGTCCGCCAGCCGCGCGTCGTCTTCGCCGGCAAAGCGTTGATGCTGGCGGCTCAGACATTCCCGGTTGACGATCGTGCAGCCTTGCGCTTCCAGATGCGCCACGCCGCGCTCGGCGATGGCTGCATCGTTCGGATAACCGGAAGGTGCAATCAGGCGGACGGTGGTCATGCGGCGGGGTTGTCGGTTTCGGTTGTGGCAAGACGCGCGGCCTTCTGGCTGGCGCGGCGCTCGGCAAAGAAGGCACGCAGCATGTCGCCGCATTCCTGCGCGAGCACGCTGCCGGTAATGGCGGTCTGGTGGTTCAGGCGCGTCTCGGCAAACAGGTCGAGGATGCTGCCGGCAGCGCCCGTCTTCGGGTCCGGCGCGCCATAGACGACGCGTGCCACACGCGCGTGCAGCATGGCCCCGGCGCACATCACGCAGGGCTCCAGCGTCACGAAGACTTCGCAGTCGGGCAGGCGGTAGTTGCCGAGCTTCTCGGCCGCTTGGCGCAAGGCGCGCATCTCCGCGTGGGCGGACGGATCGTGCGTGCCGATCGGCGCGTTGTAGCCGACGCCGACGATCTCGTTGCCGCGCACGACCACGGCGCCCACCGGCACCTCGCCCTGCCCCCACGCGAACTTGGCCTGCACGAGCGCCTGCTGCATCCAGTAGCCGTCGCGCTCGTGGGTGGACATGTCAGCGGGCGGCGTGAGGACGTGCGGCGTGGTCATGCGAACGAAATCAATCCTGCTCGTGCGGGCGCGCGAGCTTCACGTCGGCCCAGCAGTTCGGGGTTTCGTACAGCACCAGTTTGGACAGGCGCAGATGGTGCCCGAACGTGTTGCGGAACACCGGCTCGAGGATGTCGAACGCGACCTGCGCGAGGTTCTCGACAGTGGGCACGTCGTTCAGCACAACGGTCTTGTGGCCGCCTTCCATGTCGTTCAGGAATTCGACCAGCTTCGTGTCGCCGCGATAGACCAGGAACGCGTGGTCCCACAGATCCACGAGGTGCTTGTTGGCGAGCTGCTTGACGTCGCCGAAGTCGAGGATCATGCCGTCGTCGGCGGCCTTGTCGTTGTGCAGGACTTCGCCGGTGAGCGTGAGTTCGAGCTGGTAGCGATGGCCGTGCAGGTTGCGGCACTGGCCGGCGTGGCCCGGGATGCGGTGGCCGGCATCGAATTCGAGCCGGCGCGTGATGGAAACGGTCTTGGTCATGGAGCGCTAAGGACTGGGCGGCAGCGGAGGCCGCAAAACAGCAGGAACGACTGGAGAAAAATGCAGCGGCCCGCCTCAGCGGATGCCCAGCATCTTATGGGTTTGCAGCGACAGGCGCCAGCGCGGGCGGCGCTGGCACAGCTCAACGGCTGCAGCCGTATTCTGCCGCGCCAGCGGGCCATCCATGGCCTGCAGGAAGAAATGCTGGAAATCCAGCCGTTCATATGCGTCCAGGTCCTGCCCGTCTTGCGGGATCACGACCTTCAGCTCATCCCCACGCGTGACGACCAGCTCGGAGCCCATCTTCGGGCTCACGCACACCCAGTCGATGCCCTCGGGCACGGCGATGGTGCCGTTGGTCTCGATGGCGATCTCGAAGCCGCGTGCGTGCAGCGCGTCGATCAGGGGCTTATCGAGTTGCAGCAGCGGCTCACCACCGGTGCAGATAACGAGCGGCTTGCCGCCCTTGGCGTCGGCCGGCCATTCGGCGGCGACGGTATCGGCCAAAGCGTCTGCGGTGGTGTATTTGCCGCCTTGCGTGCCGTCCGTGCCGACGAAATCGGTGTCACAGAACTGGCAGACGGCGGTGGCGCGATCGGCTTCGCGCCCGCTCCATAGATTGCAGCCGGCGAAGCGGCAGAAGACGGCTGCGCGGCCAGTGTTGGCACCCTCGCCTTGCAGCGTGTAGAAGATTTCCTTGACGGCGTAAGTCATGTCTGAACGGTGGCATTCACAGGAGAACGGCGCAAAAGCGACGTCATTCCCGCGCAAACCGTACCAGTACCCACTAGTGAATAACCCGATATTGTTTCACAAATCGGGGTTATCCGCAGAAGGACGCCAACGTCACAAAGGAAAACGCGCCCTCGGGCGTCAGCCACGCCGTAAAAATCAGCGCAGCGCCGGTTGCCGCCAGCGCCCACGCCGTCCATCGTTTGAGCGGCCCGCTCATGCCGGTTGGGCCGCTGGCGAGCGCGCCAGTTGGCGATCGTCGATCGGCCAGTGCAGCAGCGCGGCCACCACGCCGAGCACCATCGCGCCCATCCAGATCGCGTCATACGAATGCAGGCGGTCGTACACCACGCCACCCAGCCACACACCCAGGAACGCGCCGATCTGGTGACCCAGGAACACGAACCCAAACAGCGTGCCGATATAGCGCACCCCGAACACCTGTGACAGCAGCCCATTCGTGAGCGGCACCGTGCCCAGCCACAGCAGCCCCATCACGATGGCAAACCCATACAGCGTGACCGGCGACAGCGGCAGCAGGATAAACAGCGCAATCGCCGCCGTGCGAATCAGGTACAGCAACGACAGCAGGTACTTGCGCCGGAACAGCCCGCCCAGCGCGCCGCAGTAATACGTGCCGACAATGTTTGCGGCCGCGATGAGCGCCAGCGCAATCATGCCGTGGCGCGCTGTCAGCCCTTTGTCGAGCAGATACGCGGGCATGTGCGCGGCAATGAACGCAAGCTGAAACCCGCACGCCAGAAAACCAAGGTTCAACAGCCAGAAACCCGGGTGCGCAAACGCTTCGCGAATGGCTGCGCCCAGGCTCTGGTGCGCTTCATGCGCCATGGCGGTGGATGCCTTCTCGCGCAGCGGCGCCGCCAGCGGCAGGAACACCGCCATCACCACGGCCATGACCACCAGCGCCGTCACCCAACCGACGTTGCTCAGCAACCCCTGCGCCGCCGGCACCATCACGAACTGGCCGACGCCACCCACGGCGCCCGCCACGCCCAGCGCCCAGCTACGCCGCTCCGGCGGTGTCAGCCGGCTGATTGCGCCGTAC contains these protein-coding regions:
- a CDS encoding glycoside hydrolase family 15 protein; this translates as MPSKIEDYALIGDCETAALVSCDGSIDWLCWPRFDSGACFAALLGTPDHGRWQIAPQGGTHSIRRRYLPGTLVLETMFETDTGTISLTDLMPVRLPGTPSARNDTSDLVRIVRGISGAVAMRMDLTLRFDYGASVPWVSRVVETTGAPADSACDTPDCVLRAIAGPDMVTLRTPALLRGENLSTVAEFTVAEGEAMPFVLTHSPSHLPLPASIDALEAQFDIEARWRAWSSRCHGAGEWTEAVERSLITLKALTYHRTGGVVAAPTTSLPEQLGGVRNWDYRYCWLRDATLTLLALMNAGYYDEASAWRAWLERAIAGSPAQVQIMYGIAGERRLGEWTVPWLPGYEGAQPVRIGNAAALQLQLDVYGELMDALYLARKGGLAGDDASWRLQLALMTHLEDIWQLPDEGIWEVRGPSRHFTHSKVMAWVAFDRAVRSIEQFGVEGPLERWRAVRDRIHAEVCTRGIHPRRGCFVQSYGGEEVDAALLMLPLVGFLPAADTRIQATVRAIEEDLLVDGLVRRYRTEAVADGLPEGEGVFLACSFWYVDNLVLQSRDEEARALFVKLLALRNDVGLLSEEYDPRVRRLVGNFPQAFSHIALVNSALALSAAADHVSQRTRT
- a CDS encoding DUF1289 domain-containing protein — translated: MPDDLSSAPESTLLGRPDSPCVGICSTLFDEVCQGCGRTQLEVSNWVFMTDEERNVVWTRILAEGTAQGYNPDGSRK
- a CDS encoding aldehyde dehydrogenase family protein codes for the protein MQQRDKLFINGKWVAPQGRGVIEVIHSATEEVMGTIPEGSAADAEAAVAAARAAFDGWAATPVAKRAEYIQKIADGLKARSEELAQLIAGEVGMPIKLARAIQVGGPVFNWGNVAKLLGKFEFEEQVANSLVVREPVGVVGAITPWNYPLNQITLKVAPALAAGCTVVLKPSEVAPLNAFVLAEVIEEAGLPPGVFNLVTGYGPVVGEVLASHPDVDMVSFTGSTRAGKRVAELAAQTVKRVALELGGKSASVILDDADLSAAVKGTLSACFLNSGQTCSAHTRMLVPRAKYEEVKALAAQFAAAYVPGDPAQETTRLGPLISAVQRDRVLGYIRKGLEEGADLITGGPEAPEGLSTGFFVKPTVLGNVKTTDTVAREEIFGPVLTVICYDNEDDAIRIANDSIYGLGGGVWSGDEARAIRVARRIRTGQVDINGGPFNMQAPFGGYKQSGNGRENGKYGLEEFLEYKALQLKPAQTA
- a CDS encoding alpha/beta hydrolase produces the protein MYYMDRGEGRTIVLLHSYLANAFMWTPQVQALEAHYRVIVPDLWGHGSSGPLPKGTEGLAALTRQLQQLLDSLEVERYVLVGQSIGGMLAAELASISPARAEGVVLIGTHLGAEPAGPQAYFLDMLDRLEASGAFSPALLDEAVSLFFRGSASTTASLKASFRKQLSSRSAEALRESIIPIGRMIFQRVDRRSLLDGLAAASTLVMCGEHDSVRPPSESREMAERIGCRYVEVPDASHTSNLEQPEFVTQALLSFLAKLDRR
- a CDS encoding polyketide synthase; the protein is MIVIAGMSCHFPGGDGLDAYWQLIRENRSAVGFPPLHRNELLGAAEALGIPVTGGYIDHENTFDADRFHIPEREALWMDPQQKLVLMHACKALEDAGLTVDEIKGSQTGVFVGAMANDLAYLQFGDVSNIEGMNITGNGLCLIANRLSYELDLHGPSMTIDTACSSSLVALHHAVRALRDGECDVAVVAGVNVILSAPLQKFYQMVGVGSPDGHCRSFSHRANGIGRAEGVGVLVLRREEDLPAERRRGYAVIRGSQVNHGGQSSRFTAPNVQAQVALLRQTYDKAGVQPSEIAYLEGHGTGTRQGDHMEIKALQQVFEGRESACALGSVKTLISHTEAASGIAGLIKVALMLTHRHVPSSAYADEPAPLLDAASPVQLVHDARALSPEQTYFMGVSAFGLGGTNAHVLLASHNA
- a CDS encoding acyl carrier protein: MSSVITQDEIKSWLVENVAKETQSSPQDIKCDISVEKLGVDSVAVGELFTKLSDWLGKDIDPTISWDYPTIDKMAAHLAQVVSG
- a CDS encoding ABC-F family ATPase; the protein is MLSTANITMQFGPKPLFENISVKFGEGNRYGLIGANGCGKSTFMKILGGDLEPSAGNVMLEPGVRLGKLRQDQFAYEDMRVLDVVMMGHTEMWAAAQERDAIYANPEATDDDYMKAADLEAKYAEYDGYTAEARAGELLLGVGIPTEQHSGPMSDVAPGWKLRVLLAQALFSNPDVLLLDEPTNNLDINTIRWLESVLNERNSTMIIISHDRHFLNSVCTHMADMDYGTLKVYPGNYDDYMEASMQARERLQAANARAKERISDLQDFVRRFSANKSKARQATSRLKMIDKIKVEDIKPSSRQNPFVRFEFEKKLHNLAVETENARKTYDRKIFDNLTMAVRAGERIAIIGENGAGKTTLLRSLLNGAVKTGVQRGIEIDGGSIKWAEHANVGYMPQDTYEEFPEDRDLMDWMSQWTQAGDDDQSLRGTMGRLLFSADDIKKSVKVLSGGEKGRMIWGKLMLGRHNVLALDEPTNHMDMESIESLQIALDKFEGTLIFVSHDRELISALATRIIEVRPNGTMTDYLGTYDEYLQSQGVEV
- the ldcA gene encoding muramoyltetrapeptide carboxypeptidase — encoded protein: MTTVRLIAPSGYPNDAAIAERGVAHLEAQGCTIVNRECLSRQHQRFAGEDDARLADLHQIATSSGQEIAMAIRGGYGLTRLLDRIDFAAIHQRARATDTIIVGHSDFTAFSLAYLAATGGVTFAGPMLCADFGPPELDAYMAEHFWSILRNPTYSLRVDVPQAATPARVTGTLWGGNLAMLCCLVGTPYLPEIRDGILCVEDINEHPYRVERMLLQLQQAGVLEAQQALVLGDFSGYRTTPYDAGYDFDAMRDYLAERLSIPVLTGLPFGHCPTKATLPIGAQAELEVDATGFTLHLSGYPTLKA
- the tadA gene encoding tRNA adenosine(34) deaminase TadA, whose product is MTTPHVLTPPADMSTHERDGYWMQQALVQAKFAWGQGEVPVGAVVVRGNEIVGVGYNAPIGTHDPSAHAEMRALRQAAEKLGNYRLPDCEVFVTLEPCVMCAGAMLHARVARVVYGAPDPKTGAAGSILDLFAETRLNHQTAITGSVLAQECGDMLRAFFAERRASQKAARLATTETDNPAA
- the queD gene encoding 6-carboxytetrahydropterin synthase QueD, producing the protein MTKTVSITRRLEFDAGHRIPGHAGQCRNLHGHRYQLELTLTGEVLHNDKAADDGMILDFGDVKQLANKHLVDLWDHAFLVYRGDTKLVEFLNDMEGGHKTVVLNDVPTVENLAQVAFDILEPVFRNTFGHHLRLSKLVLYETPNCWADVKLARPHEQD
- the queE gene encoding 7-carboxy-7-deazaguanine synthase, coding for MTYAVKEIFYTLQGEGANTGRAAVFCRFAGCNLWSGREADRATAVCQFCDTDFVGTDGTQGGKYTTADALADTVAAEWPADAKGGKPLVICTGGEPLLQLDKPLIDALHARGFEIAIETNGTIAVPEGIDWVCVSPKMGSELVVTRGDELKVVIPQDGQDLDAYERLDFQHFFLQAMDGPLARQNTAAAVELCQRRPRWRLSLQTHKMLGIR